From a region of the Zingiber officinale cultivar Zhangliang chromosome 10B, Zo_v1.1, whole genome shotgun sequence genome:
- the LOC122028607 gene encoding protein BIG GRAIN 1-like encodes MERCGKERPQYPSFSSTLLDVIYRSIDESDGGGKPYPFPAAAQQRPIPPSKERTLIRPRVLQPISTSSSSDNSSYGGFSSSSEPESAASRRARIRPIRTLPPPSRSAAAVSARPPPPPPPPRPTQRAPSPPAKHHRERTRSSSIRNKLRDLGRSKTPASPGSRLASLLNSLFANAAGKQRKPKPSPLTVDDSPCSAASTHSRPCLVKTPSSRRGPASDDEGFKRSVRFHPVSVVMGEEILPCSQKIACARDPAAAARLDDRRRPISVADGKQAREDARRKVEQMLRSLEVEEEEEDEMSDSSSDLFELENLTVRGGVGGGGVAGGGGYRDELPVYETTHLGNNPAFLAASSNKNY; translated from the coding sequence ATGGAGCGATGTGGGAAGGAGCGGCCGCAGTACCCGTCCTTCTCCTCCACCTTGCTCGACGTCATCTACCGCTCGATCGACGAGTCCGACGGCGGCGGAAAGCCCTACCCCTTCCCTGCCGCCGCCCAGCAGCGCCCGATTCCGCCCTCGAAAGAGAGGACTCTGATCAGACCCCGCGTCCTCCAGCCCATCTCCACCTCCAGTTCCTCTGATAACTCCAGCTACGGCGGGTTCTCCTCTTCCTCCGAGCCCGAGTCGGCCGCTAGCCGCCGAGCCCGGATCCGGCCGATTCGCACCCTCCCACCGCCTTCTCGCTCCGCCGCTGCCGTATCCGCgcgcccccctcctcctcctccacctcccCGGCCGACGCAGCGCGCTCCTTCGCCTCCAGCGAAGCACCATCGGGAGAGGACCAGGTCGAGCTCGATCCGAAACAAGCTCCGCGACCTGGGGCGATCTAAGACGCCGGCGTCGCCTGGCTCCCGCCTCGCCAGCCTCCTCAATTCCCTCTTCGCCAACGCCGCGGGGAAACAGAGGAAGCCGAAGCCCTCCCCGCTCACCGTCGACGACTCGCCCTGCTCGGCGGCGTCAACGCATTCCCGTCCGTGCCTAGTGAAGACGCCATCGTCGAGGCGGGGTCCGGCCTCGGACGACGAGGGCTTCAAGAGATCGGTGAGGTTCCACCCGGTGAGCGTGGTCATGGGCGAGGAAATCCTTCCCTGCAGCCAGAAGATCGCGTGCGCTCGTGATCCTGCGGCGGCTGCGAGGTTAGACGATCGGAGGCGGCCAATCTCGGTGGCGGATGGGAAGCAGGCGAGAGAGGATGCGAGGAGGAAAGTGGAGCAGATGCTGAGAAGCTTGGAGgtcgaagaagaagaggaagacgaGATGAGTGATTCGAGCTCCGATCTGTTCGAGTTGGAGAATCTTACCGTTAGAGGAGGCGTAGGCGGTGGCGGTGTCGCTGGCGGAGGCGGTTACAGAGACGAGCTTCCGGTGTACGAGACGACTCATCTCGGTAACAATCCCGCTTTTCTCGCGGCCTCGTccaataaaaattactaa
- the LOC122029872 gene encoding AP2-like ethylene-responsive transcription factor AIL1 codes for MEVNDWLGFSLSSSRGEVEEDELHGSGEGGNGEEVGFTTGTDPPVNPLVLMPLNSDASVSLMEPPLRHPPASDWKYDVIASPIHDEQGPKFEDFLGSYSGNPNGEHQSLQQQQPISQFHDLYYHHSLGVDGINVNIPPSITSTVITPSAEKGEVGYPYIHCFHQHHHHHPRQSFDDRITPKPAFLIANANQSSTTSSIYNLGMESSTSISSMKSWLRQHQYVPDNRKLNKASESQSLSLSMGPGFQTCSHEIVPTTEESLPEATTDLNCSNGKSSAHELVPRKSIETFGQRTSQYRGVTRHRWTGRYEAHLWDNTCRREGQTRKGRQVYLGGYDKEEKAARAYDLAALKYWGPTTHTNFPLSTYENQLGEMKNMTRQEFIASLRRKSSGFSRGASVYRGVTRHHQHGRWQARIGRVAGNKDLYLGTFSTQEEAAEAYDIAAIKFRGPNAVTNFDISNYNVKRICTSSPLIGGDLTKRPPKETTPTSSDQMTIAEPTNSGPNEMLWNSKAYYAPDPLLSDAPPEVSPSVRNNHNSSDDKAETFTHDVSYHGGYRDYSPAYFCPAAMKFEYGDGSNTANWRVATARPSEVVTVNQFPMFAVLND; via the exons ATGGAGGTGAACGACTGGCTTGGCTTCTCCTTGTCTTCCAGCAGGGGAGAAGTTGAGGAAGATGAGTTGCATGGGAGTGGAGAGGGAGGGAATGGTGAGGAGGTGGGGTTTACTACTGGCACTGACCCTCCTGTCAATCCTCTTGTTCTTATGCCTCTGAATTCTGATGCCTCCGTTTCCCTCATGGAGCCACCCTTGAGGCATCCCCCTGCTTCAG ACTGGAAATATGATGTAATTGCCAGCCCTATCCATGATGAACAAGGGCCAAAGTTTGAGGATTTTTTGGGTAGCTACTCAGGGAATCCCAATGGTGAGCACCAATCCCTGCAACAACAGCAGCCCATCTCGCAATTCCACGACTTGTATTATCACCACAGCTTGGGCGTAGATGGAATCAATGTTAACATTCCCCCTTCAATCACCTCCACCGTGATAACACCGTCAGCGGAAAAAGGCGAAGTGGGATACCCCTATATTCACTGCTTCCACcagcaccaccaccaccaccctcgCCAATCGTTTGATGATCGAATCACCCCCAAGCCGGCGTTCCTCATTGCAAATGCTAACCAAAGCTCCACTACAAGTTCCATCTATAATTTAGGAATGGAAAGTTCAACCTCCATTTCTAGCATGAAGTCATGGCTACGGCAACACCAATATGTACCGGATAATAGGAAACTGAACAAGGCAAGTGAGTCCCAATCATTAAGCCTCTCTATGGGCCCTGGTTTTCAGACTTGTTCTCATGAAATTGTTCCGACCACTGAGGAATCTTTGCCGGAGGCCACCACTGATCTCAATTGCTCGAATGGAAAATCATCAGCCCATGAACTTGTTCCTCGCAAGTCTATTGAGACTTTCGGGCAAAGAACCTCACAGTATAGGGGAGTGACAAG GCATAGATGGACCGGAAGATATGAAGCCCACCTGTGGGACAACACATGTAGAAGGGAAGGTCAAACAAGAAAAGGAAGGCAAG TTTATCTTG GAGGGTATGACAAGGAAGAAAAGGCGGCAAGGGCATATGATTTGGCTGCACTCAAGTATTGGGGACCAACAACTCACACAAATTTTCCG CTGAGCACCTATGAGAATCAGCTTGGAGAGATGAAGAACATGACCCGTCAAGAGTTCATTGCCAGTCTTCGAAG GAAGAGCAGTGGCTTCTCGAGAGGGGCATCGGTTTATAGAGGAGTGACAAG GCACCACCAGCATGGGAGATGGCAAGCTAGAATCGGAAGAGTCGCAGGCAACAAGGACTTGTACCTTGGCACTTTCA GCACTCAAGAGGAGGCTGCAGAAGCCTACGACATCGCCGCCATCAAGTTCAGGGGGCCAAATGCAGTGACGAACTTTGACATCAGCAACTACAATGTCAAGCGCATTTGCACGAGTTCCCCCCTAATCGGTGGCGACCTCACTAAACGACCACCAAAAGAAACCACTCCCACATCGTCTGATCAGATGACCATTGCTGAGCCTACAAACTCGGGTCCGAATGAAATGCTGTGGAATTCAAAGGCCTACTATGCTCCTGACCCTTTACTGTCAGATGCTCCACCTGAAGTTTCACCTTCAGTGAGAAATAACCATAACTCTTCAGATGACAAGGCAGAAACCTTTACACACGATGTATCCTACCATGGTGGTTACAGAGATTACTCTCCGGCGTACTTCTGCCCAGCCGCGATGAAGTTTGAGTACGGGGACGGTAGCAACACAGCAAATTGGAGAGTGGCAACTGCTAGGCCTTCGGAGGTTGTAACGGTCAATCAATTTCCAATGTTTGCCGTGTTGAACGATTGA